In Candidatus Obscuribacterales bacterium, a single genomic region encodes these proteins:
- a CDS encoding AAA family ATPase: MGVSGSGKTTIGQVLSDVLNWEFLDADDFHPAANIEKMRRGQPLNDSDRTPWLATLADTLSERIAQQRPTVL; this comes from the coding sequence ATGGGTGTATCGGGCTCAGGCAAGACGACCATCGGCCAAGTGTTGTCCGATGTCCTCAACTGGGAATTTCTCGACGCCGATGATTTTCACCCAGCCGCCAATATTGAGAAAATGCGGCGAGGGCAACCTCTCAACGACAGCGATCGCACTCCATGGCTAGCAACCCTTGCCGACACCCTATCTGAACGGATCGCCCAGCAGCGGCCAACCGTTCT